Proteins from a genomic interval of Polaribacter sejongensis:
- a CDS encoding NUDIX hydrolase produces the protein MNNKKISNISVDCVVFGYDTDTKSLNVLLIKRYLESKSDNKVLVDDYVLTGYHVYEDETLDDSASRVLKELTGLTNLYKKQFRAFGDPNRLTNEKDLLWIQNEEFNLRTITIAYYFLLKTEDVAIENNKYKAQWFSINDLPELGFDHKQIILEAYEDLKTKCLQEPIIFELLPDKFTINDVQDLYQSILAIEIDNRNFRRKLINKKYLVPLDEKQVGVSKKPAQLYMFSKDIYNKMFQKNYLINI, from the coding sequence ATGAACAACAAGAAAATATCAAATATATCGGTAGATTGTGTCGTTTTTGGATATGATACAGATACCAAATCTTTAAATGTTTTATTAATAAAACGATATTTAGAATCTAAGTCTGATAATAAAGTACTTGTTGATGATTATGTATTAACGGGGTATCATGTCTATGAAGATGAAACTTTAGACGACTCTGCTTCTAGAGTTTTAAAAGAATTAACTGGACTTACCAATTTATATAAAAAACAATTTAGAGCTTTTGGTGATCCGAACAGATTGACGAATGAAAAAGACTTATTATGGATTCAAAATGAGGAATTCAACTTAAGAACCATTACAATTGCTTATTATTTTTTACTAAAAACAGAAGATGTTGCTATCGAAAATAATAAATATAAAGCACAATGGTTTTCGATTAACGATTTACCAGAATTAGGTTTTGATCATAAACAAATTATTTTGGAAGCATATGAAGATTTAAAAACCAAATGCTTGCAAGAGCCAATTATATTTGAATTATTACCAGATAAATTCACCATAAATGACGTACAAGATTTATATCAATCTATATTGGCAATAGAAATAGATAATCGGAATTTTAGAAGAAAATTAATCAATAAAAAATACTTGGTTCCTTTAGACGAAAAACAAGTTGGAGTTTCTAAAAAACCAGCACAGTTGTATATGTTTAGCAAAGACATTTACAATAAAATGTTTCAAAAAAATTACTTAATCAACATTTAA
- a CDS encoding mannitol dehydrogenase family protein encodes MENIIKLNQKNLAEISTKITSPTYNRSDIKTGIVHVGIGGFHRSHEAFYTDLLLNDDTQKDWGICGVALLDFDTKIYNILKEQDGLYTLIIKELDGSLTKQIIGSMVEVLYAPESPIKVIEKMASEDVKIISLTITEGGYNYNEATGEFNFENPLIQHDLETPNAPKTIFGYLTQALKLRKENGLKGVTIQSCDNIQGNGHMTEKMLLSYVKVAAPTLVSWIDENVSFPNAMVDRITPATSALDIEKLKETSGIDDGWPVVCEPFKQWVIEDDFAAGRPAWETVGAQFVKDVVPYEKMKLSLLNAGHSVLGILGALYGYSTIDEAANDADISSFLRIYMGNEVTPTLGDLEGVNLKNYKFSLIQRFGNTYIKDQIERICSESSAKIPIFILPTVYNQLESNRTVNHAAFIIAAFAIYSVGVNENGSQLIIKDAMEAVLTEKAILSRNNPAAFLEIESIFGQLKNSNTFLNAYIEAYQSIVKNGIEKSVKDINSTILNEI; translated from the coding sequence ATGGAAAATATAATTAAATTAAATCAAAAGAATTTAGCAGAAATTAGTACTAAAATAACTTCTCCTACTTATAATAGAAGCGACATTAAAACAGGTATTGTACATGTTGGTATTGGTGGTTTTCATAGATCACATGAAGCGTTTTATACAGATCTGTTATTAAATGATGATACTCAAAAAGATTGGGGTATTTGTGGTGTTGCTTTGTTAGATTTTGATACTAAAATTTACAACATACTTAAAGAGCAAGACGGTTTATATACGTTGATTATAAAAGAATTAGATGGTTCGTTAACAAAACAAATTATTGGTTCTATGGTAGAAGTTTTGTATGCGCCAGAAAGTCCAATAAAAGTCATTGAAAAAATGGCGAGTGAAGATGTAAAAATCATCAGTTTAACCATTACAGAAGGAGGTTATAATTATAATGAAGCAACAGGAGAATTCAATTTTGAAAATCCTTTAATTCAGCACGATTTAGAAACTCCAAATGCGCCTAAAACTATTTTCGGATATTTAACGCAAGCGTTGAAATTAAGAAAAGAAAATGGTTTAAAAGGTGTTACTATTCAATCTTGTGATAATATACAAGGAAACGGACACATGACAGAAAAAATGTTGTTAAGCTATGTAAAAGTAGCAGCACCAACTTTAGTATCTTGGATTGATGAGAACGTATCGTTTCCGAATGCAATGGTAGATAGAATTACACCTGCAACATCTGCATTAGATATCGAAAAATTAAAAGAAACTTCAGGTATCGATGATGGATGGCCAGTGGTTTGTGAACCTTTTAAACAATGGGTAATTGAAGATGATTTTGCAGCCGGAAGACCTGCTTGGGAAACTGTTGGTGCTCAGTTTGTAAAAGATGTGGTGCCGTATGAAAAAATGAAGTTAAGTTTACTAAATGCAGGTCATTCTGTATTAGGAATTTTAGGAGCTTTATATGGTTATTCTACTATTGATGAAGCTGCTAATGATGCCGATATCAGTTCTTTCTTAAGAATTTATATGGGGAATGAAGTTACACCAACTTTAGGAGATTTAGAAGGTGTGAATTTAAAAAATTATAAATTTTCATTAATCCAAAGATTTGGAAATACCTATATAAAAGATCAAATAGAAAGAATCTGTTCTGAGAGTTCTGCTAAAATTCCAATTTTTATTTTACCTACGGTTTATAATCAGTTAGAAAGTAATAGAACTGTAAATCATGCTGCTTTTATCATTGCTGCTTTTGCAATTTATAGTGTTGGCGTAAATGAAAATGGATCTCAATTAATAATTAAAGATGCTATGGAAGCTGTTTTAACTGAAAAAGCAATTTTATCAAGAAATAATCCAGCGGCGTTTTTAGAAATAGAATCTATTTTTGGGCAGCTTAAAAATTCTAATACCTTTTTAAATGCTTATATAGAAGCGTATCAGAGTATTGTTAAAAACGGTATAGAGAAGTCTGTGAAAGATATTAATAGTACTATTTTAAATGAAATTTAG
- a CDS encoding circularly permuted type 2 ATP-grasp protein, producing the protein MKETKTLPLFSTYELDSRFYDELLKDNNEVREVYKTLYNLFGSYSVSEFDRLNKQAKDSFFNLGITFQVYGDKEVKEKIFPFDLFPRIINNKEWTTIEKGVLQRSKALNLFLWDVYHDQKIIKQGIVPEDLIKSSANFLPEMIGLDPPGGIYNHISGTDLIKHSDGKYYVLEDNIRCPSGVSYVIGNRNAVKHALFGVFNQYNAHTVVDYGSKLLDTMESVKPNGVDAPVCVIITPGVYNSAYYEHSFLAKQMGVVLVEGRDLFVENGFVYMRTIYGPEKVDVIYRRVDDLFIDPLVFKKDSMLGVPGLFSVYQKGNVTLVNAPGTGVADDKAVYTYMPEIIKYYLDEEPILNNVHTYHCSRKDELKYVIENIDKLVVKPVDESGGYGISIGSKLTKEEIETVKKTILAAPRKYIAQPIMSLSTHPTYIDENESFESRHVDLRTFTLLGKDTDFVLKGGLSRVALKKGNLIVNSSQGGGSKDTWVLKK; encoded by the coding sequence TTGAAAGAAACTAAAACACTACCGCTATTTTCTACTTACGAACTAGATTCTAGATTTTATGATGAACTACTTAAGGATAATAATGAAGTTAGGGAGGTGTATAAAACCTTATATAATTTATTTGGTTCTTACTCAGTGTCTGAATTTGATCGTTTAAATAAACAAGCAAAAGATTCTTTTTTTAATCTAGGAATTACGTTTCAAGTTTATGGTGATAAGGAGGTAAAAGAAAAAATTTTCCCTTTTGATTTATTTCCAAGAATTATTAATAATAAAGAATGGACTACAATAGAGAAAGGTGTTTTACAAAGAAGTAAAGCTTTAAACCTTTTTCTTTGGGATGTTTATCATGATCAAAAAATTATAAAACAAGGCATTGTACCGGAAGATTTAATTAAATCTTCTGCCAATTTTTTACCAGAAATGATAGGATTAGATCCTCCTGGAGGCATTTATAATCATATTTCGGGTACAGATTTAATAAAACATTCTGATGGTAAGTATTATGTATTAGAAGATAATATTAGATGTCCTTCTGGTGTTAGTTATGTTATTGGGAATAGAAATGCTGTAAAACATGCATTGTTTGGTGTTTTTAATCAATATAACGCACATACGGTTGTAGATTATGGTTCTAAATTATTAGATACTATGGAATCTGTAAAACCAAATGGGGTAGATGCTCCTGTTTGTGTTATTATTACACCTGGTGTATATAATTCTGCTTATTACGAACATTCATTTCTTGCAAAACAAATGGGAGTTGTTTTAGTAGAAGGAAGAGATTTATTTGTAGAAAATGGTTTTGTGTATATGAGAACTATTTATGGACCAGAAAAAGTAGATGTTATATACAGAAGAGTAGATGATTTATTTATAGATCCTTTAGTCTTTAAAAAAGATTCTATGTTAGGGGTTCCTGGTTTATTTTCTGTGTATCAAAAAGGAAATGTTACTTTGGTAAATGCTCCTGGTACAGGTGTGGCAGATGACAAAGCTGTGTATACTTATATGCCAGAAATTATTAAATATTATTTAGATGAAGAACCTATTCTAAATAACGTACATACCTATCATTGTAGTAGAAAAGATGAGTTAAAATATGTTATAGAAAACATAGATAAACTAGTTGTAAAGCCTGTAGATGAGTCTGGAGGATATGGTATATCTATTGGAAGTAAACTAACAAAAGAAGAAATAGAAACTGTTAAGAAAACAATTTTAGCAGCACCTAGAAAATACATTGCTCAACCTATAATGTCATTATCTACTCACCCAACGTATATAGATGAAAATGAGTCTTTCGAATCTAGACATGTAGATTTAAGAACGTTTACTCTATTAGGAAAAGATACCGATTTTGTATTAAAAGGAGGTTTGTCTAGAGTTGCACTTAAAAAAGGAAATTTAATAGTAAATTCATCTCAAGGTGGAGGGTCAAAAGACACTTGGGTTTTAAAAAAATAA
- a CDS encoding carbohydrate kinase family protein — protein sequence MANITCFGEVLWDVFPTHKKIGGAPLNVAVRLQSLENNVYIITKVGEDDNGQKIKTFIKENNVNKVALQIDEELKTGKVKVLLDNNGCASYDIMFPRAWDQIELTESAKKIVKVSDAFVYGSLVARNEVSRNTLYELLKIAKYKIFDVNLRAPYYNIEGLSYLMNEASFIKFNDDEIIEISKGLNFKSTSLEENIQFIAETTNTKSICVTKGGSGAILYYNDVFYYNEGYKVKVVDTVGAGDSFLASLINKLLKDVAPQEALDFACAVGAIVASSEGANPEIKESDILDFMEKKTV from the coding sequence ATGGCAAATATTACATGTTTTGGCGAAGTGCTTTGGGATGTGTTTCCAACTCATAAAAAAATAGGAGGAGCTCCTTTAAACGTTGCAGTAAGATTACAGTCTTTAGAAAATAATGTATATATAATCACTAAGGTTGGTGAAGATGATAATGGTCAAAAAATTAAGACTTTTATTAAGGAGAATAACGTTAACAAAGTAGCGTTACAAATAGATGAAGAACTAAAAACAGGAAAAGTAAAAGTTTTATTAGATAACAATGGTTGTGCTTCTTATGATATTATGTTTCCAAGAGCTTGGGATCAAATAGAGTTAACAGAAAGTGCAAAGAAAATAGTAAAAGTTTCAGATGCTTTTGTGTATGGTAGTTTAGTGGCTAGAAATGAAGTGTCAAGAAATACATTATATGAACTTTTAAAAATAGCAAAATATAAAATTTTTGATGTAAATCTTAGAGCACCTTATTATAACATAGAAGGTTTAAGTTATTTAATGAATGAGGCTAGTTTTATAAAATTTAATGATGATGAAATTATTGAAATTTCAAAGGGATTAAATTTTAAGTCAACTTCATTAGAAGAGAACATTCAATTTATAGCAGAAACTACGAATACAAAATCTATTTGTGTTACAAAAGGAGGTTCAGGAGCCATACTTTATTATAATGATGTATTCTATTATAATGAAGGTTATAAAGTAAAAGTTGTAGACACTGTTGGAGCAGGAGATTCTTTTTTAGCTTCTTTAATTAATAAGCTATTAAAAGATGTTGCGCCACAAGAAGCATTAGATTTTGCTTGTGCTGTAGGTGCAATAGTTGCAAGTAGTGAAGGTGCAAATCCTGAAATTAAAGAAAGCGATATTCTAGATTTTATGGAAAAAAAGACTGTGTAA
- the hxpB gene encoding hexitol phosphatase HxpB codes for MILNTFIFDMDGVIIDSEPFWRQAQIKILSTYNVTVTVEDCIKNTMGKRIDDVALTWCQLYQLSINPKSLEKEIITAVAKLITDKGKAKKGLFELLDYLTKNNFNIALATSSSKPIIDAVFNRLNIASYFKVVCSADDEEYGKPHPAIYLKAAKLLKVIPGNCLVLEDSVTGLIAAKAASMNTIVIPEDKNDPRFTLANNIYTSMLDVISYLKPLTEQTL; via the coding sequence ATGATATTAAACACTTTTATTTTTGACATGGATGGAGTTATCATAGACTCTGAACCTTTTTGGCGACAAGCACAAATAAAAATTTTATCCACTTACAATGTAACTGTTACTGTAGAAGATTGTATTAAAAATACCATGGGTAAACGGATAGATGATGTTGCACTCACTTGGTGTCAATTATACCAATTATCTATAAATCCTAAAAGTTTAGAAAAAGAAATTATTACAGCTGTAGCTAAACTAATTACTGATAAAGGAAAAGCTAAAAAAGGCTTATTCGAATTGTTAGATTATTTAACAAAAAACAATTTTAATATTGCCTTAGCAACATCATCTAGCAAACCTATCATCGATGCAGTTTTTAACAGATTGAATATCGCTTCTTATTTTAAGGTAGTTTGTAGTGCAGACGATGAAGAGTACGGAAAACCACATCCGGCTATTTATCTGAAAGCAGCAAAATTATTAAAAGTAATTCCTGGAAATTGCTTGGTTTTAGAAGATAGTGTTACAGGTTTAATTGCTGCAAAGGCTGCTAGTATGAATACTATTGTAATTCCTGAAGATAAAAATGACCCAAGATTTACATTGGCCAATAACATTTATACTTCAATGCTAGATGTTATTAGTTATTTAAAACCCCTTACAGAGCAGACATTATAA
- a CDS encoding EamA family transporter has translation MWMYLGLLAALFLGLHNLCKKHAVQGNEVFPVLLGTISSGFLLILPFYLGSIWNPEYMQKIGFYITSIPWSTHGFIFIKSMIMAASWVLAYQALKHLPITIVTPIRSAGPFFTFIGAIFIYQEKPNALQWIGFFLIILSVLLYSKIGKKEGINFKKNKWIFAIIAATFLGASSGLYDKFLIQTLILNPQTLQFWFCFYTILILLIILSITWFPYADKRKAFKFRWSIPAVGVLLQTADYFYFKALQDTDALIMLLSAIKRSQIIIAVVVGGLLFKEKNKRKKLVPLFGILLGVFLILYS, from the coding sequence ATGTGGATGTACTTAGGACTTTTAGCTGCTTTATTTTTAGGATTACACAATTTATGTAAAAAACACGCCGTACAAGGCAATGAAGTATTTCCTGTTTTGTTGGGAACAATTTCTTCAGGTTTTTTATTGATACTTCCCTTCTATTTAGGTTCTATTTGGAATCCGGAGTATATGCAAAAAATAGGTTTCTACATTACAAGTATTCCTTGGAGTACACATGGCTTTATCTTTATAAAATCGATGATAATGGCTGCCTCTTGGGTTTTAGCTTACCAAGCATTAAAACATTTACCTATTACTATTGTTACACCAATAAGATCTGCAGGACCTTTTTTTACATTTATTGGTGCAATTTTTATTTATCAAGAAAAACCAAACGCCTTACAATGGATTGGTTTCTTTCTTATTATATTATCTGTCTTGTTATATTCTAAAATAGGAAAAAAAGAGGGTATCAACTTTAAAAAAAATAAATGGATTTTTGCCATTATTGCGGCTACCTTTTTAGGTGCTTCTAGTGGTTTGTATGATAAATTTTTAATTCAGACTTTAATCTTAAATCCACAAACATTACAATTTTGGTTTTGCTTTTATACCATTCTAATATTGTTAATTATTTTATCAATTACATGGTTTCCTTATGCTGATAAAAGAAAAGCTTTTAAATTTAGATGGTCTATACCTGCTGTTGGAGTCTTATTACAAACGGCAGACTATTTTTATTTTAAAGCACTACAAGATACTGATGCTTTAATTATGTTATTATCGGCTATAAAAAGAAGTCAGATTATAATTGCCGTTGTAGTTGGCGGATTGCTATTTAAGGAAAAAAATAAGCGTAAAAAACTGGTTCCTTTATTCGGAATTTTACTTGGAGTATTTTTAATCTTATATTCTTAA
- the fabG gene encoding 3-oxoacyl-[acyl-carrier-protein] reductase yields the protein MKLLENKSAIITGATRGIGRGIAIEFAKQGANVAFTYSSSVDAANALEEELKAFGVSAKGYQSNAADFDAAQELAKEVLKEFGAIDILVNNAGITKDNLLMRISEDDFDKVIEVNLKSVFNLTKAVIRPMMKQRAGSIINMSSVVGIKGNAGQTNYAASKAGIVGFSKSVALELGSRNIRSNVVAPGFIETEMTEKLDEATVQSWRDGIPLKRGGQPIDIANACVFLASDMSAYITGQTLSVDGGMN from the coding sequence ATGAAATTATTAGAAAATAAATCTGCTATCATTACTGGTGCAACAAGAGGTATTGGACGTGGAATTGCTATTGAATTTGCAAAGCAAGGAGCAAATGTTGCTTTTACATATAGTTCTTCTGTAGATGCAGCAAATGCTTTAGAAGAAGAATTAAAAGCTTTTGGAGTTTCTGCAAAAGGATACCAATCTAATGCTGCAGATTTTGATGCTGCTCAAGAATTAGCAAAAGAGGTTTTAAAAGAATTTGGAGCTATAGATATTTTAGTAAATAACGCAGGTATTACAAAAGATAACTTGTTAATGCGTATTTCTGAAGACGATTTTGATAAAGTAATTGAAGTAAATTTAAAATCTGTTTTTAATTTAACCAAAGCTGTTATTCGTCCAATGATGAAACAAAGAGCGGGTTCTATTATTAATATGAGTTCTGTAGTTGGTATTAAAGGAAACGCTGGTCAAACAAATTATGCTGCTTCAAAAGCTGGTATTGTTGGTTTTTCTAAATCGGTTGCTTTAGAGTTAGGGTCTAGAAATATTAGAAGTAACGTAGTTGCTCCTGGTTTTATAGAAACAGAAATGACAGAAAAATTAGATGAAGCAACAGTGCAAAGCTGGAGAGATGGTATTCCTTTAAAAAGAGGAGGACAACCAATAGACATTGCAAATGCATGTGTATTTTTAGCTTCTGATATGAGTGCTTATATTACAGGACAAACTTTATCTGTAGATGGAGGAATGAACTAA
- a CDS encoding purine-cytosine permease family protein, with amino-acid sequence METPNQYQQFEDLEIEQLPIAKNKLHNWTHFAGLYAAEHVAATEFVIGATFVALGATTKDIILGLLIGNILAVLSWTLITSPIAVDTRLSLYTYLNKIAGDSMTKLYNWANVVIFTVISAAMITVSSTAVRFAFDIPAQLDWYPTNLWFVLIVLLVGIVVVAIAIYGFTAVSKFSAICAPWLFVMFISGAFILLPALSLDVLGETLPSGWTELINLGDQSIWTGLNSDGEPGIGLLEVIGFAWAANSITHFGLIDMALFRFAKKKSYGLTTSTGMMFGHFVAWISAGIMGAGAAVIIGKSIVELDPGDVAYYALGWSGFVIVIVAGWTTAVANLYRAGLAAQAIFTKNSRKKTTIVVGLVTMVVACFPFVFSQMLPLLTYAGLLVVPVGSIVFAEHQIFPKIGYTRYWSHYRNLTFSTPAIASWALGLLFGFGLNILNVMSFYYLFIPTWIFTILIYTFLAGRYGAKDKYPEEEEKERVRNTHIDEFQEIKAQREVVLIIDTSLFTKVLKGISLLSLAITVVLACIVLFGSETEKVYIANRELFYTYAFVCTVVYFVTSIWALKRGNSLNK; translated from the coding sequence ATGGAAACTCCCAATCAATATCAGCAGTTCGAAGACTTAGAAATAGAGCAATTACCAATTGCTAAAAATAAACTACATAATTGGACGCATTTTGCAGGTTTGTATGCTGCTGAGCATGTTGCCGCTACAGAATTTGTAATTGGAGCAACGTTTGTTGCCTTAGGTGCAACTACTAAAGATATCATTTTAGGATTATTGATTGGTAATATATTAGCTGTTTTAAGTTGGACGTTAATTACATCTCCTATTGCTGTAGATACTAGATTGAGTTTGTATACATATCTTAATAAAATAGCAGGAGACTCAATGACAAAGCTTTATAATTGGGCAAATGTTGTTATTTTTACAGTCATTTCTGCGGCAATGATAACCGTATCTTCTACAGCTGTTCGTTTTGCTTTTGATATTCCGGCACAACTAGATTGGTATCCAACTAATCTTTGGTTTGTTTTAATAGTTTTACTCGTTGGTATTGTGGTGGTTGCCATTGCTATATATGGTTTTACTGCGGTTTCTAAATTCTCTGCAATTTGTGCGCCTTGGTTATTTGTGATGTTTATTAGTGGTGCATTTATACTTTTACCGGCACTTTCTTTAGATGTTTTAGGTGAAACATTACCAAGTGGATGGACGGAACTTATAAATTTAGGAGATCAATCCATTTGGACGGGACTTAATAGTGATGGAGAACCAGGAATTGGTTTGTTAGAAGTTATCGGTTTTGCTTGGGCAGCAAATTCAATTACTCACTTTGGTCTTATTGATATGGCTTTATTTCGTTTTGCTAAAAAGAAATCTTACGGATTAACAACAAGTACAGGAATGATGTTTGGTCATTTTGTTGCTTGGATCTCTGCAGGAATAATGGGGGCTGGTGCAGCTGTTATTATTGGTAAATCTATCGTAGAATTAGATCCGGGAGATGTAGCTTATTATGCTTTGGGTTGGTCTGGTTTTGTAATTGTTATTGTTGCTGGTTGGACGACTGCTGTTGCTAATCTTTATAGAGCTGGTTTGGCTGCACAAGCTATTTTTACTAAAAATTCAAGAAAAAAGACAACTATAGTTGTTGGTTTAGTAACTATGGTAGTCGCTTGTTTTCCGTTTGTGTTTTCTCAAATGCTTCCGCTATTAACGTATGCAGGTTTATTAGTTGTACCAGTTGGTAGTATTGTTTTTGCTGAGCATCAAATTTTCCCTAAAATAGGGTATACACGTTATTGGTCTCATTATCGTAATTTAACCTTTAGTACTCCTGCCATTGCTTCTTGGGCATTAGGATTGTTGTTTGGTTTTGGTTTAAATATTTTAAATGTAATGTCTTTTTACTATTTATTTATACCAACTTGGATTTTTACAATACTTATTTATACTTTTTTAGCAGGACGTTATGGAGCAAAAGATAAATATCCAGAAGAAGAAGAAAAAGAGAGAGTAAGAAACACGCATATAGATGAATTTCAAGAAATAAAAGCACAAAGAGAAGTTGTACTTATAATAGATACATCATTATTTACAAAGGTATTAAAAGGTATCTCATTACTTTCATTAGCAATAACCGTTGTGTTGGCTTGTATTGTGTTATTTGGTAGCGAAACAGAAAAAGTATATATAGCAAATAGAGAACTATTTTACACCTATGCATTTGTATGTACTGTAGTCTATTTTGTAACATCAATTTGGGCACTTAAAAGAGGTAATTCTTTAAATAAATAA